A portion of the Citrobacter rodentium NBRC 105723 = DSM 16636 genome contains these proteins:
- a CDS encoding LysR family transcriptional regulator, giving the protein MRYQHLDLNLLVALDVLLDEQNITRAAGRLHMTQSATSGVLNRLRTYFEDDLLTQVGRKMLPTPLARELHPSVQEVLLKIQTSIARRPIDEPATSKRHFRIMASDYVINIMLKDVLQVVHQEAPNITFAFLSPDHQSLGMLNRGELDMMIAPERFMPADQPSALLFEEQFVCMAWEENPEVGNTLTLDDWLRLGHVAVEFGRERQPGLEETLFAEFGLTRRLEVVANSYHSLPLLLMGTSRIATMHRRLAAQYARYLPLRIFPVPVDLPVMREFVSWHRSLDRDPIFNWLKDKIIAGAI; this is encoded by the coding sequence ATGCGTTATCAACACCTCGATCTGAATTTACTGGTAGCTCTGGATGTGCTGCTGGATGAGCAGAACATTACCCGCGCCGCAGGCCGCCTGCATATGACCCAGTCTGCCACCAGCGGTGTGCTCAACCGGCTGCGTACCTATTTTGAAGACGATCTCCTGACGCAGGTTGGACGCAAAATGTTGCCTACGCCGCTGGCGCGGGAACTGCATCCTTCCGTTCAGGAAGTGCTGCTTAAAATTCAGACCTCCATTGCCAGAAGGCCCATTGATGAGCCTGCAACCAGCAAGCGCCACTTTCGCATCATGGCCTCCGATTATGTGATTAATATCATGTTAAAAGATGTGCTACAGGTGGTGCATCAGGAGGCGCCGAATATCACCTTTGCCTTTTTGTCGCCGGACCATCAGTCCCTCGGCATGTTAAACCGCGGCGAGCTCGACATGATGATAGCGCCGGAACGTTTTATGCCGGCAGACCAGCCCTCGGCTTTACTGTTTGAAGAGCAGTTTGTCTGCATGGCCTGGGAGGAGAATCCGGAAGTGGGTAACACGCTCACCCTTGATGACTGGCTGCGGCTGGGGCACGTTGCCGTCGAGTTTGGCCGCGAGCGTCAGCCGGGCCTGGAGGAGACGCTTTTTGCTGAATTCGGCCTTACCCGGCGGCTGGAGGTGGTGGCAAACAGCTATCATTCCTTGCCGCTCCTGCTGATGGGGACCTCGCGTATCGCCACCATGCATCGGCGGCTGGCGGCGCAGTATGCCCGCTATCTGCCGCTGCGTATTTTCCCGGTGCCGGTTGATCTTCCGGTGATGCGTGAATTTGTGAGCTGGCATCGCAGTCTTGATCGCGATCCAATATTTAACTGGTTGAAAGATAAAATTATCGCAGGCGCGATATAG
- a CDS encoding FAD-dependent oxidoreductase, which produces MAIKNVLIVGGGIGGLCAAIALRRTGIAVDLVEIQPQWRVYGVGIIQQNNVVREMQRLGVLERYLDAAWPFEDVSLHTLSGQHLASFPGKRLAGAQFPANVGISRLALHQVLCSTATELEAAITTGQTITGLRQDSEGVEVDFTNGTRRRYDLLIGADGIYSSVRRMIYGDRFTPRFTGQGVWRYNFPRPEYVDHLMCFIGENSNCGLVPLGKELMYLFVTSHEADNPRFAHHELAAQMRQRLPLCDGIIGELREQIVNNDQVVYKPMEEVFVDAPWFSQRVVLTGDAVHATTPHLGQGAGMAIEDALVLAEELQIHDHPEQALAAFYARRRDRCYRIWRDSLRVGESEIANDRQFDRQAVIRGMMEFTATPI; this is translated from the coding sequence ATGGCTATAAAGAACGTATTGATTGTCGGCGGCGGTATTGGCGGGCTATGTGCTGCCATCGCCCTGCGCCGGACAGGTATCGCGGTCGATCTGGTGGAGATCCAGCCTCAGTGGCGGGTTTACGGCGTGGGTATTATTCAGCAGAACAATGTTGTGCGTGAGATGCAGCGTCTGGGCGTACTGGAGCGTTATCTGGATGCGGCCTGGCCTTTCGAGGACGTTTCCCTGCATACGCTAAGCGGCCAGCATCTGGCGAGTTTTCCGGGGAAAAGGCTGGCAGGCGCACAGTTCCCGGCAAACGTGGGCATTTCCCGCCTGGCGCTTCATCAGGTGCTTTGTTCTACCGCGACGGAGCTGGAGGCGGCGATTACCACCGGGCAAACCATAACAGGATTGCGGCAGGACAGTGAAGGCGTGGAGGTGGATTTTACAAATGGAACCCGCCGCCGTTACGATCTACTGATTGGCGCGGACGGGATTTACTCTTCGGTACGGCGCATGATCTACGGCGACCGTTTTACGCCACGTTTTACCGGGCAAGGGGTCTGGCGCTATAACTTCCCGCGCCCGGAATATGTCGATCACTTAATGTGTTTTATCGGTGAAAACAGCAACTGCGGGTTGGTGCCGTTAGGTAAAGAGCTGATGTATCTGTTCGTAACCTCCCACGAAGCAGATAATCCCCGATTCGCCCATCATGAACTGGCGGCGCAAATGCGCCAGCGCTTACCCCTCTGCGACGGGATAATAGGCGAACTGCGCGAACAGATCGTCAACAATGACCAGGTGGTATACAAACCGATGGAAGAAGTTTTTGTCGATGCCCCCTGGTTTAGCCAACGGGTGGTGCTGACAGGCGATGCCGTACACGCTACCACGCCGCATCTTGGACAGGGTGCCGGAATGGCCATTGAAGATGCGCTGGTTCTGGCTGAAGAACTGCAAATTCATGACCATCCTGAGCAGGCGCTGGCGGCGTTTTATGCGCGCCGACGCGACAGATGCTACCGAATCTGGCGTGACTCCCTGCGCGTGGGAGAAAGCGAAATAGCGAATGACCGCCAGTTCGATCGCCAGGCGGTAATCCGCGGGATGATGGAATTTACGGCTACCCCCATTTAG
- a CDS encoding cyclase family protein — translation MNFLSGKRLIDLSVTLDNNPWTDPPPLLPKIDYIDHQQGWPEMAAMFPGLEKQQLPGQEAWASEKLTITPHNGTHMDAPWHYSSTTNGGEPAFGIDELPLEWCLRPGVKLDFREAADGAILQPQDLKEALQRIGYTLAPLDIVLINTAAGAYYGEESYLQRGCGIGRAATLWLLEQGVRVVGTDAWSWDAPFSFTRERFRETGDAALIWEGHKAGREIAYGQMEKLTNLHLLPDSGFWVSCFPYKIKRASAGFTRAVAIVEESMNAQ, via the coding sequence ATGAATTTTTTATCCGGAAAACGTCTTATCGATCTCTCGGTGACGCTTGATAACAACCCCTGGACCGACCCGCCGCCGTTGTTGCCCAAAATTGACTATATCGATCACCAGCAGGGCTGGCCTGAAATGGCGGCGATGTTTCCCGGCCTGGAAAAGCAGCAGTTGCCGGGTCAGGAAGCCTGGGCCAGCGAAAAGCTGACCATTACGCCACATAACGGAACGCATATGGATGCGCCCTGGCACTACAGCTCGACAACCAACGGCGGTGAACCGGCATTCGGTATTGATGAATTACCGCTGGAGTGGTGTTTGCGCCCCGGGGTCAAACTCGATTTTCGCGAGGCGGCGGACGGCGCTATTCTGCAACCGCAGGATCTTAAAGAGGCGCTGCAGCGTATCGGATATACGCTCGCGCCGCTGGATATTGTGCTGATCAACACCGCTGCCGGTGCTTATTATGGCGAAGAGAGCTATCTGCAGCGCGGATGCGGTATTGGCCGGGCAGCCACGCTCTGGCTGCTGGAGCAGGGCGTCAGGGTAGTTGGCACCGACGCCTGGAGCTGGGATGCTCCCTTTAGCTTTACCCGCGAGCGTTTTCGCGAAACCGGCGACGCCGCCCTGATTTGGGAAGGACATAAGGCCGGGCGGGAGATCGCTTACGGCCAGATGGAGAAGCTGACCAATCTGCATCTGCTGCCCGACAGTGGATTCTGGGTCAGCTGTTTCCCTTACAAAATTAAACGGGCGTCGGCTGGCTTTACGCGCGCTGTGGCGATTGTAGAGGAGAGCATGAACGCTCAATGA
- a CDS encoding alpha/beta hydrolase family protein codes for MFRYFPTNYVWNLSVDLSIEMGARIGEIEEMCAPLLAASEHPDAEGTRAFREIWSAMADKLCALAQEDEARGQRFSAGEKYLRAANYYLTCERLQAHGTPGREALYRRFLEVFSTGCRYSGANCQRVEIPYEGTVLSALYVRAQGAASRAPLLVQVNGLDSTKEMKYFVGLPQWLAKRGVSSLVVDQPGSGEALRLHNLKARFDSEHWASRIVDWLEQQPEVDPARIGMEGVSLGGYFCPRAVAFEPRFACGVVWGANHDWRDVQKRRLEKEGSFPVPHYWEHVRWVWGGEDIESFLRIAEEVHLDGILDRIRVPFLVTHGEKDSQIPLKWAQRTYDQMVNSPRRELKIFTAREGGVQHSSFDNSINAGHYIADWVAQTLGGRVA; via the coding sequence ATGTTTCGTTATTTCCCCACTAATTATGTCTGGAACCTGTCGGTGGATCTTTCCATCGAGATGGGGGCGCGCATTGGCGAGATCGAAGAGATGTGCGCGCCGCTGCTGGCGGCCTCGGAGCACCCCGACGCGGAGGGCACTCGCGCTTTTCGTGAAATCTGGTCTGCGATGGCTGACAAACTTTGTGCGCTGGCGCAGGAAGATGAAGCCCGCGGCCAGCGCTTTTCCGCCGGTGAGAAATACCTGCGCGCCGCGAACTACTATCTTACCTGCGAACGCTTACAGGCCCACGGCACGCCCGGACGTGAGGCCTTGTATCGCCGTTTTCTGGAGGTCTTCAGCACAGGTTGCCGCTATAGCGGGGCCAATTGCCAGCGGGTTGAAATTCCCTATGAGGGAACGGTGCTTTCGGCGCTGTATGTTCGCGCGCAAGGCGCTGCCAGCCGCGCGCCGCTGCTGGTGCAGGTTAACGGTCTCGACTCCACCAAGGAGATGAAATATTTCGTCGGCTTACCGCAATGGCTGGCGAAACGCGGCGTTTCGTCGCTGGTGGTCGATCAACCGGGCAGCGGCGAAGCGTTGCGTTTACATAACCTGAAAGCGCGGTTTGACAGTGAACACTGGGCGTCGCGCATTGTTGACTGGCTGGAGCAGCAGCCGGAGGTCGACCCGGCGCGAATTGGCATGGAAGGGGTATCCCTCGGCGGCTATTTCTGCCCGCGAGCGGTGGCTTTCGAACCCCGCTTCGCCTGCGGCGTGGTATGGGGAGCCAACCACGACTGGCGTGATGTACAGAAACGTCGCCTTGAAAAGGAGGGCAGTTTTCCGGTGCCTCACTACTGGGAGCACGTTCGTTGGGTATGGGGCGGCGAGGATATTGAAAGCTTCCTGCGTATCGCCGAAGAGGTCCATCTCGACGGCATTCTCGATCGCATTCGCGTACCTTTTCTGGTCACGCATGGCGAGAAGGATTCGCAAATTCCCCTCAAATGGGCGCAACGCACTTACGACCAGATGGTCAACAGCCCGCGCCGGGAACTGAAAATTTTCACCGCACGCGAAGGTGGCGTTCAACACTCCAGCTTCGATAACTCCATTAATGCCGGTCATTACATTGCTGACTGGGTCGCGCAGACGCTTGGCGGCCGCGTGGCTTAA
- a CDS encoding SphA family protein, whose amino-acid sequence MRGCRTSRPLVAALTMSLSLPALATENGGSVVPVGVQSMLPGMLMPAGNYLYNYNAFVQGFSARDNHGHDNGLGMTMKTQAHAFRFLHVSNPEWLDVGDLGFEANVVYTRTKLDMHYRDQSVASGLGDITFGPSLGRHLGPYNDIFTLLVTAPTGDFDKNRLANVGRNYWGIQTSWAWTWFPSPDVDLSGLAKVVYNTRNPDTDYQSGIETNLEYSANYYFAHDYFVGLSGFWHSQITDDELHGEKVGNRIATVTLGPQFGWGTPQYGAYFSWKRALYSKNTLDISQLWLNTFFTF is encoded by the coding sequence ATGAGAGGTTGTCGTACTTCCCGTCCGCTGGTGGCCGCGCTGACAATGAGTTTATCTTTGCCTGCCCTGGCAACGGAAAATGGCGGTTCGGTCGTTCCTGTTGGCGTTCAATCTATGCTTCCAGGCATGTTGATGCCGGCGGGGAATTATCTCTACAACTATAACGCCTTCGTGCAAGGGTTTAGCGCGCGGGACAATCACGGTCATGATAATGGCCTCGGCATGACGATGAAAACGCAAGCGCATGCCTTTCGCTTCCTGCACGTCAGCAACCCGGAATGGTTAGACGTCGGCGATCTGGGGTTCGAAGCGAACGTGGTTTATACCCGTACTAAACTGGATATGCATTACCGGGATCAATCTGTCGCCTCTGGCCTGGGCGATATCACCTTCGGTCCCTCCCTTGGCCGCCATTTGGGCCCCTATAACGATATTTTTACCCTGCTGGTTACCGCGCCTACCGGTGACTTTGATAAAAACCGGCTGGCTAACGTCGGGCGAAATTACTGGGGGATACAGACATCCTGGGCATGGACCTGGTTTCCCAGCCCGGATGTCGATCTCAGCGGACTGGCGAAAGTGGTGTACAACACCCGTAATCCGGATACCGATTATCAGTCAGGTATTGAAACCAATCTGGAGTACTCTGCGAACTATTACTTCGCACATGACTATTTTGTTGGGCTGAGTGGTTTCTGGCACAGCCAGATCACCGATGACGAGCTGCATGGGGAAAAGGTGGGCAACAGGATCGCGACCGTGACCCTCGGCCCGCAGTTTGGCTGGGGTACACCGCAGTATGGCGCCTACTTCTCCTGGAAGCGGGCGCTCTATAGCAAAAATACCCTTGATATTTCACAACTGTGGCTGAACACCTTCTTTACGTTTTAA
- a CDS encoding Rieske (2Fe-2S) protein, which translates to MLLPLPLCHVDNLREGEALGFDPQHTGQATVFAIRYRDEIYLWRNHCPHLGTPLNWRKNAFFNASRDRLVCFAHGALFEPDSGVCVQGACLGQRLTPLAWDISAEGWLRLTEYDDETGNTG; encoded by the coding sequence ATGCTGCTCCCTCTACCGTTATGCCACGTCGACAATCTGCGGGAAGGCGAGGCGCTGGGCTTTGATCCACAGCACACCGGGCAGGCCACCGTTTTTGCCATACGGTATCGCGATGAGATCTACCTCTGGCGTAACCATTGTCCGCATCTGGGTACGCCGCTGAACTGGCGTAAGAACGCGTTCTTTAACGCCAGCCGCGACAGGCTGGTCTGTTTTGCCCACGGCGCGTTATTTGAACCTGACAGCGGCGTGTGCGTGCAGGGGGCCTGTCTGGGGCAGCGGCTGACGCCGCTGGCCTGGGACATTTCGGCGGAGGGATGGCTACGACTCACGGAGTACGACGATGAAACTGGCAACACGGGATAA
- a CDS encoding MBL fold metallo-hydrolase, with product MIKLCKACGTSYDETQGYTGRCKICEDERQYVPVSGQAWIDFNALTESHSNKWRQHMPHLFSLKTVPSFAINQRAFLLQTPDGNILWDCIANLDAATKSLIAASGGLSAIAISHPHYYTTMQDWAEAFNAPVYLHAADREWIMRDSRHIRLWEGDLLDLLPSVSLLRLGGHFPGGTVLLWQEGDGTLLAGDILQVTPGASAVSFMWSYPNMLPLSAACVEGIVQRLRNVPFQRLYGAFEGQDIPAGAQQIVLRSGEKYLSCLR from the coding sequence ATGATTAAACTGTGCAAAGCCTGTGGCACCTCGTATGACGAGACGCAGGGCTATACCGGACGCTGTAAAATTTGTGAGGATGAGCGGCAGTATGTGCCGGTCTCCGGGCAGGCCTGGATCGATTTTAACGCGCTGACGGAGAGTCATTCGAACAAGTGGCGGCAACACATGCCGCACCTGTTCAGTCTCAAAACGGTTCCCTCTTTTGCCATCAACCAGAGAGCCTTTCTGCTGCAAACGCCCGATGGCAATATTCTCTGGGACTGTATCGCCAATCTGGACGCGGCAACAAAATCGCTGATTGCGGCGTCGGGCGGTTTAAGCGCCATCGCTATTTCACACCCGCATTATTACACCACCATGCAGGACTGGGCGGAGGCGTTTAATGCGCCCGTGTACCTGCACGCCGCTGACCGCGAGTGGATCATGCGTGACAGCCGGCATATTCGCCTGTGGGAAGGCGATCTCCTTGACCTGCTGCCCTCCGTATCGCTGCTGCGGCTTGGCGGCCATTTTCCCGGCGGAACCGTGCTGCTGTGGCAGGAGGGCGACGGCACGCTTCTTGCCGGGGATATTCTCCAGGTGACTCCCGGCGCCAGCGCCGTCTCATTTATGTGGAGCTACCCCAATATGCTGCCTTTGTCGGCCGCTTGCGTTGAAGGAATCGTTCAGCGCCTGCGTAACGTTCCGTTTCAGCGTCTCTACGGTGCGTTTGAAGGGCAGGACATTCCCGCCGGTGCGCAGCAGATTGTGCTGCGTTCCGGGGAAAAATATCTCTCCTGTCTGCGCTGA
- a CDS encoding VOC family protein, which yields MNILGPDYLVFGVDDLPGCRQFLTDYGLTETQNGYFQGLDGTGVLLRERDDPSLPAPLSSGSQLRETVYGVADEATLSAIAAELYKDREVRIDDDGVLHSHDDMGFALAFQVSRRQPVSLSAEKINAPGDDDRRPVNHTGASDTMAAAPRSLSHVVYFVPDAARAEAFYQRLGFVCTDRFTHVGPFLRPGGTLDHHTLFLIQAPPFMTGIEHFTFHMGGPTELLMAGRRFSEKGYQSFWGPGRHKLGSNWFWYFNSPLGCHIEYDADMDLHDDSWQPREMMPGADNSQYFLLKLQEKWAPGPDNAR from the coding sequence ATGAATATTCTGGGTCCGGATTATCTGGTGTTTGGCGTTGATGATTTGCCAGGCTGTCGGCAATTCCTGACGGATTATGGCCTCACCGAGACGCAAAACGGCTATTTTCAGGGGCTGGATGGCACGGGCGTTCTGCTGCGCGAGCGCGACGATCCGTCACTTCCCGCGCCGCTGTCAAGCGGCAGCCAGCTTCGTGAGACCGTATACGGCGTCGCTGACGAAGCCACCCTGTCAGCCATTGCCGCTGAACTGTATAAAGACAGGGAAGTGCGTATCGATGATGACGGCGTACTGCACAGTCATGATGACATGGGTTTTGCCCTCGCTTTTCAGGTTTCCCGCCGCCAGCCTGTGAGTCTTAGCGCCGAAAAAATCAATGCCCCTGGCGATGACGACAGGCGTCCGGTCAACCATACCGGCGCCAGCGACACGATGGCCGCCGCGCCGCGCTCGCTCTCCCATGTGGTCTATTTTGTCCCGGACGCAGCCCGCGCCGAGGCGTTTTACCAGCGGCTTGGGTTTGTCTGTACCGACCGCTTTACGCATGTCGGGCCGTTTTTGCGCCCGGGCGGCACGCTGGATCATCACACGCTGTTTTTAATTCAGGCGCCGCCGTTTATGACCGGCATCGAACATTTCACCTTCCATATGGGCGGTCCAACCGAACTGTTGATGGCCGGCAGACGGTTTAGCGAAAAGGGCTACCAGTCTTTCTGGGGACCGGGTCGCCATAAGCTGGGCTCCAACTGGTTCTGGTATTTCAACAGTCCGCTGGGTTGCCACATTGAATATGATGCCGATATGGATCTTCATGACGATAGCTGGCAGCCACGCGAGATGATGCCAGGCGCGGATAACTCGCAATATTTCCTGCTCAAACTGCAGGAAAAATGGGCTCCGGGCCCGGATAACGCACGTTAA
- a CDS encoding SDR family oxidoreductase: MSVVVITGGSAGAGKAIAVRFAQAGYDVAVIARDDEGLQETCEACEQYGVKTLGISVDVSKANATQDAAEKIESRLGAIDVWVNSAMSTVLSPFREITPAEFQRVTEVTYLGFVNGTRAALALMMPRDRGIIIQVGSALAYRSIPLQSAYCGAKAAIRGFTDAVRTELMHEHSQVQIAMVQMPGMNTPQFAWSRNKMDAAMQPVPPVYQPEVAAEAVFSLVKRPVRELWVGKSTVQSIIGQFFFPRWLDRLMVKKAWEGQLTDDPSPHDSADILYTPRRGNHPTHGEFGEGAKNRAVTLSSDFPGKVATGAAVAAAALIVGLIIRRKKR, translated from the coding sequence ATGTCTGTAGTGGTGATTACCGGAGGTAGCGCCGGGGCGGGAAAAGCCATCGCCGTGCGTTTCGCGCAGGCTGGGTATGATGTTGCGGTGATTGCCAGAGATGATGAGGGGCTTCAGGAAACCTGTGAGGCATGTGAACAATATGGCGTAAAAACGCTTGGCATCAGCGTTGATGTGTCGAAGGCCAATGCGACGCAGGATGCCGCCGAAAAGATTGAAAGTCGGCTTGGCGCCATCGATGTCTGGGTCAATAGCGCCATGTCGACGGTGTTATCGCCGTTTCGCGAAATCACGCCTGCCGAATTTCAGCGCGTTACCGAGGTGACATACCTGGGCTTCGTCAACGGCACCCGCGCGGCGCTGGCGCTGATGATGCCCCGGGACAGAGGCATTATCATTCAGGTGGGTTCCGCGCTGGCCTACCGTTCGATACCGCTCCAGTCGGCCTACTGCGGCGCTAAGGCGGCAATCCGCGGTTTTACTGACGCCGTGCGCACCGAGCTGATGCATGAACACAGCCAGGTGCAGATCGCGATGGTGCAAATGCCGGGAATGAACACCCCGCAGTTTGCGTGGTCGCGCAATAAGATGGACGCGGCGATGCAGCCTGTCCCGCCGGTTTATCAACCCGAGGTCGCCGCAGAGGCGGTGTTCAGCTTAGTTAAACGTCCCGTTCGCGAACTTTGGGTGGGAAAAAGCACCGTTCAGTCGATTATCGGACAGTTTTTCTTTCCGCGCTGGCTCGACCGGCTGATGGTAAAAAAAGCCTGGGAAGGCCAGCTCACCGACGATCCCAGCCCGCATGACAGTGCAGATATTCTCTATACTCCGCGGCGAGGAAATCACCCCACGCACGGCGAGTTTGGCGAAGGCGCAAAAAACCGCGCGGTTACGCTTTCATCCGACTTTCCGGGTAAAGTTGCGACCGGCGCGGCCGTTGCCGCCGCCGCGCTGATCGTTGGGCTGATAATCCGACGTAAAAAACGCTAA
- a CDS encoding mechanosensitive ion channel family protein, producing MEYLARLNVVTLLMSTTFWINLGIVFVVTLITWWLINWLLNFVYRTIERTDKKEIKHPGLRIVAFDMLKRTSKLLILFAAFLFSLRFVALPDRLFSTLSHAWFLVIAIQIAIWLDQGVQSWMRYLLHSPGTHKNPVTLVILGMILRVVVWSMMLLSILANAGVDITALVASLGVGGIAIALAVQTVLSDVFASLSIGFDKPFEIGDFVVFNDVAGTIEHIGLKTTRIRSLSGEQIVCANAQLLQQTIHNYKRMQTRRIVFTFGVATSTPPEKLRIIGDLVKEIINDVGETQFDRAHFLAFNQDRLTFEVVHIVNTADYNKYMDIQQEINIRIIEALNEQQVELALPSLVVRSPVQVAGAENSLHVLHAQAGK from the coding sequence ATGGAGTATCTGGCGCGACTTAACGTCGTTACGTTATTAATGTCGACGACATTCTGGATCAATCTCGGCATCGTTTTCGTTGTCACGTTAATCACCTGGTGGCTGATCAACTGGCTGCTGAACTTCGTTTACCGAACGATCGAACGTACGGATAAAAAAGAAATTAAGCATCCGGGCCTGCGTATTGTCGCTTTCGATATGCTGAAGCGCACCAGTAAACTACTGATATTATTCGCCGCGTTTTTATTCAGTTTGCGCTTCGTCGCTCTTCCCGATCGCCTGTTTTCCACCCTCAGCCACGCCTGGTTCCTGGTGATCGCGATTCAGATCGCCATCTGGCTGGATCAGGGGGTGCAGTCGTGGATGCGCTATCTGCTCCACTCGCCCGGTACGCATAAGAACCCGGTTACGCTGGTCATTCTGGGCATGATCCTGCGGGTGGTCGTCTGGTCGATGATGCTGCTGTCTATCCTGGCGAATGCGGGTGTGGACATCACCGCGCTGGTGGCAAGCCTCGGGGTGGGTGGTATCGCCATTGCGCTGGCGGTACAAACCGTCCTCAGCGACGTCTTCGCCTCGCTATCGATTGGCTTTGATAAGCCCTTTGAGATCGGCGACTTCGTGGTCTTCAACGATGTCGCTGGGACCATCGAACATATCGGCCTGAAGACCACGCGGATCCGCAGCCTCAGCGGCGAGCAGATTGTCTGCGCCAACGCCCAGCTGTTACAGCAGACAATCCATAACTACAAGCGGATGCAAACGCGACGCATTGTGTTCACCTTTGGCGTGGCGACCTCCACCCCGCCGGAGAAGCTGCGCATCATTGGCGATCTGGTGAAGGAGATCATCAACGACGTCGGCGAAACGCAGTTCGATCGCGCGCATTTTCTCGCCTTTAACCAGGACCGGTTGACCTTTGAGGTCGTTCATATCGTCAATACCGCGGATTACAATAAATATATGGATATCCAGCAGGAAATTAATATCCGTATTATTGAAGCGCTGAATGAACAACAGGTCGAACTGGCGCTGCCGAGTCTGGTGGTGCGTTCGCCGGTGCAGGTCGCGGGGGCGGAAAATTCGCTCCATGTTCTGCACGCGCAGGCAGGAAAATAG
- a CDS encoding fumarylacetoacetate hydrolase family protein, which produces MKLATRDNGERDGQLMVVSRDLRWMVSADGIAATLQEAIERWEAIEPALQACYRALNAGEMQNAEPFNASRLLAPLPRAWQWLDGSAFLSHGERMQQAFNLPPVEGVEQIPLMYQGCGDDFLGAQQDIYCANAAWGLDFEGEYAVVVDEVPSGCDARAALSRIRLVLQLNDISLRALAPREMKTGFGFIHAKPASAFAPVAVTPDELGNAWREGRIHLPLTVRRNGEFFGQQSGSEMHFHFGELIAHAALTRRLRAGTLIGSGTVSGYDLSKGASCIAEIRAIETIATGAPQTPFLQDGDRVFMESRSEEDKPLFGAIQQRVVIPS; this is translated from the coding sequence ATGAAACTGGCAACACGGGATAACGGCGAACGCGACGGGCAACTGATGGTGGTGTCTCGCGACTTGCGCTGGATGGTAAGTGCTGACGGGATTGCCGCCACTCTGCAGGAGGCAATAGAACGCTGGGAAGCCATCGAACCGGCTTTGCAGGCCTGCTACCGGGCGCTGAACGCCGGGGAAATGCAAAACGCAGAACCTTTCAACGCTTCGCGCTTACTGGCGCCACTGCCTCGCGCCTGGCAATGGCTGGACGGCTCGGCCTTTCTCAGCCACGGAGAGCGTATGCAACAGGCGTTCAACCTGCCGCCTGTTGAAGGGGTGGAACAGATACCGCTGATGTACCAGGGCTGCGGCGATGATTTTCTCGGCGCGCAGCAGGACATTTATTGCGCCAACGCAGCCTGGGGGCTGGATTTTGAAGGGGAGTACGCCGTAGTGGTGGATGAGGTGCCGTCCGGCTGTGATGCCAGGGCGGCGCTCTCCCGGATTCGGCTGGTGCTGCAACTGAATGATATCAGCCTGCGCGCGCTGGCGCCGCGCGAAATGAAAACCGGCTTTGGCTTTATCCATGCCAAGCCCGCCAGCGCTTTCGCGCCCGTGGCCGTCACTCCGGATGAACTGGGAAACGCCTGGCGGGAAGGACGGATACATCTGCCGCTAACGGTACGCCGCAACGGCGAGTTTTTCGGTCAGCAGTCGGGAAGTGAAATGCACTTTCACTTTGGCGAACTGATCGCTCACGCCGCGCTAACCCGCCGTTTGCGCGCCGGAACGCTTATCGGCTCCGGCACCGTTTCTGGCTATGACCTGAGTAAAGGGGCCAGTTGCATAGCCGAAATTCGCGCCATCGAAACGATTGCCACAGGTGCGCCGCAGACCCCTTTCTTACAGGACGGCGATCGAGTGTTTATGGAAAGCCGCAGCGAAGAGGACAAGCCGCTTTTTGGCGCAATACAACAACGTGTAGTGATACCGTCTTAA
- a CDS encoding monooxygenase yields MAKLLQLHFAFTGPFGQEMSEQLRGLAESINQEPGFIWKVWTESEQNKEAGGIYLFENEETALAYLQKHTARLKQFGVDEVIAKVFDVNVPLSQINHSHVA; encoded by the coding sequence ATGGCCAAATTATTACAGCTTCACTTTGCGTTTACGGGTCCGTTTGGGCAGGAGATGTCTGAGCAGCTTCGGGGGCTGGCGGAGTCCATTAATCAGGAACCCGGGTTTATCTGGAAGGTCTGGACAGAGAGTGAACAAAATAAAGAGGCTGGCGGCATCTATCTTTTTGAAAACGAAGAAACCGCGCTCGCTTATCTGCAAAAGCATACCGCACGGCTGAAGCAGTTTGGCGTTGACGAGGTTATCGCCAAAGTCTTTGACGTTAACGTGCCGTTAAGCCAGATAAACCACAGCCACGTCGCGTAA